From the Megalops cyprinoides isolate fMegCyp1 chromosome 21, fMegCyp1.pri, whole genome shotgun sequence genome, one window contains:
- the LOC118796651 gene encoding trypsin-1-like isoform X2, which yields MRSLVFILLLGAAVAQEDDKIVGGYECERHSQPWQVSLNSGYHFCGGSLVNENWVVSAAHCYKSRVQVRLGEHHIMVNEGTEQFISSSKVIRHPNYSSWTLNNDIMLIKLSSPATLNEFVQPVALPSSCAPAGTKCRVSGWGNTMNPADDGDKLQCLEIPILSETDCDNSYPGMITPAMFCAGYLEGGKDSCQGDSGGPVVCNGELQGVVSWGYGCAEKDHPGVYTRVCMFNDWLTSTMASY from the exons ATGAGGTCTCTGGTCTTTATTCTGCTTCTGGGAGCCGCTG TGGCTCAGGAGGATGATAAGATTGTTGGAGGGTATGAGTGCGAGCGTCACTCCCAGCCCTGGCAGGTGTCTCTGAACTCCGGGTACCACTTCTGCGGTGGCTCCCTGGTCAATGAGAACTGGGTGGTGTCCGCTGCTCACTGCTACAAATC CCGTGTGCAGGTGCGCCTGGGCGAGCATCACATCATGGTGAACGAGGGCACCGAGCAGTTCATCTCCTCCTCCAAAGTCATCCGCCACCCCAACTACAGCTCCTGGACCCTCAACAACGACATCATGCTGATCAAGCTGAGCTCCCCCGCCACCCTCAACGAGTTTGTGCAGCCCGTGGCCCTGCCCAGCAGCTGTGCCCCCGCCGGCACCAAGTGCAGAGTCTCTGGCTGGGGCAACACCATGAACCCCG ccgATGATGGTGACAAGCTGCAGTGTCTGGAGATCCCCATCCTGTCGGAGACCGATTGTGACAACTCCTACCCTGGCATGATCACCCCCGCCATGTTCTGCGCCGGCTACCTGGAGGGAGGCAAGGACTCCTGCCAG ggtGACTCTGGTGGCCCAGTTGTGTGCAACGGCGAGCTGCAGGGTGTAGTGTCCTGGGGATACGGCTGTGCCGAGAAGGATCACCCCGGTGTCTACACCAGG GTCTGCATGTTCAATGACTGGCTGACCTCCACCATGGCCAGCTACTAA
- the LOC118796651 gene encoding trypsin-2-like isoform X1 yields MPLLLTPHLTYSHSLSLSVSAVAQEDDKIVGGYECERHSQPWQVSLNSGYHFCGGSLVNENWVVSAAHCYKSRVQVRLGEHHIMVNEGTEQFISSSKVIRHPNYSSWTLNNDIMLIKLSSPATLNEFVQPVALPSSCAPAGTKCRVSGWGNTMNPADDGDKLQCLEIPILSETDCDNSYPGMITPAMFCAGYLEGGKDSCQGDSGGPVVCNGELQGVVSWGYGCAEKDHPGVYTRVCMFNDWLTSTMASY; encoded by the exons ATGCCTCTCTTGCTCACTCCTCATCTCACTtactctcattcactctctctctccgtctctgcaGTGGCTCAGGAGGATGATAAGATTGTTGGAGGGTATGAGTGCGAGCGTCACTCCCAGCCCTGGCAGGTGTCTCTGAACTCCGGGTACCACTTCTGCGGTGGCTCCCTGGTCAATGAGAACTGGGTGGTGTCCGCTGCTCACTGCTACAAATC CCGTGTGCAGGTGCGCCTGGGCGAGCATCACATCATGGTGAACGAGGGCACCGAGCAGTTCATCTCCTCCTCCAAAGTCATCCGCCACCCCAACTACAGCTCCTGGACCCTCAACAACGACATCATGCTGATCAAGCTGAGCTCCCCCGCCACCCTCAACGAGTTTGTGCAGCCCGTGGCCCTGCCCAGCAGCTGTGCCCCCGCCGGCACCAAGTGCAGAGTCTCTGGCTGGGGCAACACCATGAACCCCG ccgATGATGGTGACAAGCTGCAGTGTCTGGAGATCCCCATCCTGTCGGAGACCGATTGTGACAACTCCTACCCTGGCATGATCACCCCCGCCATGTTCTGCGCCGGCTACCTGGAGGGAGGCAAGGACTCCTGCCAG ggtGACTCTGGTGGCCCAGTTGTGTGCAACGGCGAGCTGCAGGGTGTAGTGTCCTGGGGATACGGCTGTGCCGAGAAGGATCACCCCGGTGTCTACACCAGG GTCTGCATGTTCAATGACTGGCTGACCTCCACCATGGCCAGCTACTAA